One genomic segment of Fibrobacter sp. includes these proteins:
- a CDS encoding 2,3-bisphosphoglycerate-independent phosphoglycerate mutase — MLKKLSNFPGIKGPVVTIVMDGFGITDKVEGNAIKAARTPTLDNLFKMYPNVLLKAHGRAVGMPTNEDMGNSEVGHNAIGAGQVYNQGAALVQDAIVSGDIFGRDAWKEIAGNVRDHGSVLHFIGLFSDGNVHSNISHLKAMVAQAKKEGLKKVRVHILLDGRDVPETSALDYVGPFEKFLDELRSPEFDVCIASGGGRMQITMDRYNANWKMVELGWKTHVLGEGRYFDNATQAIETLRGETKAIDQDLPPFVIAKDGAPVGTINDGDSVVFFNFRGDRAIEITRAFEEESFNEFDRKRFPHVCYAGMLQYD; from the coding sequence ATGCTCAAGAAGCTTTCCAATTTCCCCGGCATCAAGGGCCCGGTCGTAACCATCGTGATGGATGGTTTTGGTATCACCGATAAGGTCGAAGGCAACGCCATCAAGGCCGCCCGCACCCCGACTCTCGACAACCTCTTCAAGATGTACCCGAACGTGCTTTTGAAGGCTCACGGTCGCGCCGTGGGTATGCCGACCAACGAAGACATGGGTAACTCCGAAGTGGGCCACAACGCCATCGGTGCGGGCCAGGTGTACAACCAGGGTGCTGCCCTCGTGCAGGACGCAATCGTCTCCGGCGACATCTTCGGTCGCGACGCCTGGAAGGAAATCGCCGGCAACGTGCGTGACCACGGTTCCGTGCTCCACTTCATCGGCCTCTTCAGCGACGGCAACGTTCACTCTAACATTTCTCACCTCAAGGCCATGGTCGCCCAGGCCAAGAAGGAAGGCCTCAAGAAGGTCCGCGTGCACATTTTGCTCGACGGTCGTGACGTTCCGGAAACTTCCGCCCTCGATTACGTTGGCCCGTTCGAAAAGTTCCTTGACGAACTCCGCAGCCCGGAATTCGACGTCTGCATTGCTAGCGGCGGTGGCCGTATGCAGATTACCATGGACCGTTACAACGCCAACTGGAAGATGGTGGAGCTGGGCTGGAAGACCCACGTGCTGGGCGAAGGCCGCTACTTCGACAACGCCACCCAGGCTATCGAAACCCTCCGCGGCGAAACCAAGGCTATTGACCAGGACCTCCCGCCGTTCGTGATTGCCAAGGACGGGGCTCCGGTCGGTACCATCAACGACGGCGACTCCGTGGTGTTCTTCAACTTCCGTGGCGACCGCGCCATCGAAATCACCCGCGCCTTCGAAGAAGAATCCTTCAACGAATTTGACCGCAAGCGTTTCCCGCATGTCTGCTACGCCGGCATGCTCCAGTACGAC